Proteins from one Oncorhynchus masou masou isolate Uvic2021 chromosome 12, UVic_Omas_1.1, whole genome shotgun sequence genomic window:
- the LOC135550486 gene encoding PHD finger protein 12-like isoform X1: MWDKMETPTIVYDLDTSGGLMQQIQALLAPPKSEDGEKRGRKPDKNARRAGRATNHDTCDSCREGGDLLCCDHCPAAFHLQCCNPPLSKEMLPPGDWMCHRCMVRRKKREIKKEQMNGLLDRQLSKQSPSPAAEFDLAPGTLRLDPTAAVGGTTGLRAAAVAQVRLLERRPSSRPNTPTSTASTDTATPSEQNDMDDDMLDVEDDSQGSEPESSTPHLKRPFDLLIAAAMERNPTQFQLPNELTCTTALPGTSKKRRRDEMTGKNVKRQQHELDHNGLVPLPVKVCYPCGRSCRLAPLIQCDYCPLLFHMDCLDPPLTAMPVGKWMCPNHIEHMVLKQRSLPLSGRCQLFDQFQDRMSQHAVKVDFLQRVHRLNTPVRRGAHTQLKKTLKVPDSIKSQYKCPPAMIDPAGIRNGELVCNSSSEPPQQHFTPSQHLTSEDEQQEWLRDVITLQCSIVRHLSAKQKLSSEWDSGKTDMADIKPCVTAEEASAVCTSNQTESPASKPKADSAAVCPQGAPALREGKCSMCTEKPCHNCGPSNVNGPLEEQLAWTNGSPEACRQDNLHKLREPSGLDRTVPQTPAASSPESPNHTGKAVVKTENTLLRPCEGTASSSTCPFKPDLRGPSPPHRPSPGTLGPALTSSSSTVGSCALTPPRAPYQIKRMTKLGSTPPADGKVSRDAVTTRSGPLLPSSFSMVDLSSRLKAVADCHGEIQMSSLDEKFIELLAWQRIQQLFGPKAPSPPQSSCISLPPVPQPQPTEAQNKNIQARAVFYPLTGKGGAVRMCYRSLYIGTGADMDVCLTNYGHCNYVSGKHACIFYDENTKQYELLNYSEHGTTVDNVLYSCDFSEKTGPSPSSSLVSKVQNIIKRCKRRKQEEEGAAEPMVLEEGVMRPCQVTPSPCCDCKASSSSLIGGSGAGWEGTALLHHGSFVKLGCMQFVFSITEFACKQPKEETLNNPTTTTATPQSQEGTEPSDKHTSTSQLHQVPVLHPNPVP; the protein is encoded by the exons ATGTGGGATAAAATGGAGACCCCAACGATTGTCTACGATCTTGACACTTCTGGTGGTCTTATGCAG CAAATACAAGCATTGCTCGCGCCTCCCAAGTCTGAAGATGGAGAAAAAAGAGGCCGGAAACCAGATAAAAACGCACGGAGAGCGGGGAGAGCCACGAATCACGACACCTGTGACAGTTGCAGAGAGGGGGGCGACCTCCTCTGTTGTGATCATTGTCCCGCCGCCTTTCATCTACAGTGCTG CAACCCACCTCTGAGTAAGGAGATGCTGCCCCCTGGAGACTGGATGTGTCATCGCTGCATGGTGCGTAGGAAG AAGCGGGAGATAAAGAAGGAGCAGATGAATGGTCTGCTGGACCGCCAGCTGTCTAAGCAGTCTCCCTCTCCTGCAGCAGAGTTCGATCTGGCCCCAGGCACCCTGAGGCTGGACCCCACGGCAGCAGTAGGAGGCACCACAGGCCTGAGAGCTGCTGCTGTGGCCCAGGTCCGTCTCCTGGAGAGGAGGCCCAGCAGTAGACCCAACACCCCAACCTCCACCGCCTCCACAGACACCGCCACGCCCTCGGAGCAGAACGACATGGATGATGACATGCTAGATGTGGAGGACGACTCGCAGGGCTCAGAGCCCGAGAGCTCCACCCCACACCTCAAGAGGCCCTTTGATCTTCTGATAGCAGCAGCCATGGAGAGGAACCCCACGCAGTTCCAGCTTCCCAATGAGCTCACCTGCACAACTGCACTTCCAGGAACCAGTAaaaaaaggaggagagatgagatgacAGGGAAGAATGTGAAGCGACAGCAGCATGAGCTGGACCACAATGGGCTGGTCCCACTACCGGTGAAGGTCTGCTATCCCTGTGGCAG GAGCTGCAGGTTGGCACCATTAATCCAGTGTGACTATTGCCCCCTCCTGTTCCACATGGACTGTCTGGACCCCCCTCTTACTGCCATGCCTGTGGGCAAGTGGATGTGTCCCAATCACATAGAACACATGGTG CTGAAGCAGAGGAGCCTGCCGTTGAGCGGTCGCTGCCAGCTGTTTGACCAGTTTCAGGACAGGATGTCCCAGCATGCTGTCAAGGTGGACTTCCTGCAGCGGGTGCATCGTCTCAACACCCCCGTCCGCCGAGGAGCCCACACACAGCTGAAGAAAACCCTCAAG GTCCCTGATTCTATAAAGTCCCAGTACAAGTGTCCCCCGGCCATGATTGACCCGGCAGGGATCCGCAACGGGGAGCTGGTCTGTAACAGCAGTTCAGAACCCCCTCAGCAGCACTTTACACCCTCTCAGCACTTAACCAGTGAGGATGAGCAACAGGAG TGGCTCAGAGACGTCATCACACTCCAGTGCAGCATAGTGAGACATCTGTCAGCCAAGCAGAAGCTGTCGTCCGAATGGGACTCTGGGAAGACGGACATGGCCGACATCAAACCCTGTGTCACAGCAGAGGAGGCTAGTGCTGTGTGCACTTCTAACCAGACTGAGTCACCAGCCTCCAAGCCTAAAGCTGACAGTGCAGCAGTTTGCCCCCAGGGGGCGCCTGCACTCAGAGAAGGGAAGTGTAGCATGTGTACAGAGAAGCCTTGTCACAACTGTGGGCCCAGTAATGTTAACGGTCCCCTGGAGGAGCAGCTGGCTTGGACCAATGGGAGTCCAGAGGCCTGCAGACAGGACAACCTCCACAAGCTGAGAGAGCCCTCAGGTCTTGATAGGACTGTTCCTCAGACACCAGCAGCTTCCAGCCCGGAGTCACCCAACCACACTGGTAAAGCTGTGGTCAAGACCGAGAACACCCTCTTAAGACCCTGTGAAGGGACGGCCTCCTCATCCACCTGTCCCTTCAAACCAGACCTCAGAGGCCCCTCTCCACCTCACAGACCCTCCCCAGGCACACTGGGCCCTGCTCTAACCAGTAGCAGCAGCACTGTGGGGTCCTGTGCCCTCACTCCACCCAGAGCACCATACCAGATCAAGAGGATGACCAAGCTGGGCTCCACCCCACCAGCAGATGGGAAAGTCAGTCGTGATGCTGTGACCACCAGGAGTGGTCCTCTGCTCCCCAGCTCTTTCTCTATGGTAGACCTGTCCAGCCGTCTGAAGGCTGTGGCAGACTGCCATGGTG AGATTCAGATGAGTAGTCTGGATGAGAAGTTCATTGAACTCCTGGCCTGGCAGAGGATCCAGCAGCTGTTTGGGCCTAAAGCCCCTTCCCCTCCACAGAGCAGCTGTATCAGCCTACCTCCTGTTCCGCAACCCCAGCCTACAGAAG CACAAAACAAGAATATCCAGGCCAGGGCTGTGTTTTATCCTTTGACTGGGAAAGGAGGAGCTGTCCGTATGTGCTACAGAAGCCTGTACATAGGAACTG GCGCTGACATGGACGTGTGCCTTACAAACTATGGTCATTGTAATTATGTTTCAGGAAAACATGCCTGTATCTTCTATGATGAG AACACCAAGCAGTATGAGCTCCTCAACTACAGTGAACACGGGACAACGGTGGACAATGTGCTGTACTCCTGTGACTTCTCTGAGAAGACTGGGCCAAGCCCCTCCAGCAGCCTGGTCTCCAAAGTGCAGAACATTATCA AGCGCTGCAAGAGGAGGAAGCAGGAAGAGGAAGGGGCAGCGGAGCCCATGGTGCTAGAGGAGGGGGTGATGAGACCGTGTCAGGTGACTCCTAGCCCCTGCTGCGACTGCAAGGCCAGCAGCTCCAGTCTGATCGGGGGCAGTGGAGCAGGCTGGGAGGGCACTGCCCTGCTCCATCACGGCAGCTTCGTCAAGCTGGGCTGCATGCAGTTTGTCTTCAGTATTACAGAGTTTGCCTGCAAGCAGCCCAAAGAGGAAACTCTTAACAACCCAACTACCACCACTGCCACCCCCCAGTCCCAGGAGGGAACAGAACCCTCTGACAAGCACACGTCCACCTCCCAGCTCCACCAAGTGCCAGTGCtgcaccctaaccctgtcccctaG
- the LOC135550486 gene encoding PHD finger protein 12-like isoform X2: MWDKMETPTIVYDLDTSGGLMQQIQALLAPPKSEDGEKRGRKPDKNARRAGRATNHDTCDSCREGGDLLCCDHCPAAFHLQCCNPPLSKEMLPPGDWMCHRCMKREIKKEQMNGLLDRQLSKQSPSPAAEFDLAPGTLRLDPTAAVGGTTGLRAAAVAQVRLLERRPSSRPNTPTSTASTDTATPSEQNDMDDDMLDVEDDSQGSEPESSTPHLKRPFDLLIAAAMERNPTQFQLPNELTCTTALPGTSKKRRRDEMTGKNVKRQQHELDHNGLVPLPVKVCYPCGRSCRLAPLIQCDYCPLLFHMDCLDPPLTAMPVGKWMCPNHIEHMVLKQRSLPLSGRCQLFDQFQDRMSQHAVKVDFLQRVHRLNTPVRRGAHTQLKKTLKVPDSIKSQYKCPPAMIDPAGIRNGELVCNSSSEPPQQHFTPSQHLTSEDEQQEWLRDVITLQCSIVRHLSAKQKLSSEWDSGKTDMADIKPCVTAEEASAVCTSNQTESPASKPKADSAAVCPQGAPALREGKCSMCTEKPCHNCGPSNVNGPLEEQLAWTNGSPEACRQDNLHKLREPSGLDRTVPQTPAASSPESPNHTGKAVVKTENTLLRPCEGTASSSTCPFKPDLRGPSPPHRPSPGTLGPALTSSSSTVGSCALTPPRAPYQIKRMTKLGSTPPADGKVSRDAVTTRSGPLLPSSFSMVDLSSRLKAVADCHGEIQMSSLDEKFIELLAWQRIQQLFGPKAPSPPQSSCISLPPVPQPQPTEAQNKNIQARAVFYPLTGKGGAVRMCYRSLYIGTGADMDVCLTNYGHCNYVSGKHACIFYDENTKQYELLNYSEHGTTVDNVLYSCDFSEKTGPSPSSSLVSKVQNIIKRCKRRKQEEEGAAEPMVLEEGVMRPCQVTPSPCCDCKASSSSLIGGSGAGWEGTALLHHGSFVKLGCMQFVFSITEFACKQPKEETLNNPTTTTATPQSQEGTEPSDKHTSTSQLHQVPVLHPNPVP, encoded by the exons ATGTGGGATAAAATGGAGACCCCAACGATTGTCTACGATCTTGACACTTCTGGTGGTCTTATGCAG CAAATACAAGCATTGCTCGCGCCTCCCAAGTCTGAAGATGGAGAAAAAAGAGGCCGGAAACCAGATAAAAACGCACGGAGAGCGGGGAGAGCCACGAATCACGACACCTGTGACAGTTGCAGAGAGGGGGGCGACCTCCTCTGTTGTGATCATTGTCCCGCCGCCTTTCATCTACAGTGCTG CAACCCACCTCTGAGTAAGGAGATGCTGCCCCCTGGAGACTGGATGTGTCATCGCTGCATG AAGCGGGAGATAAAGAAGGAGCAGATGAATGGTCTGCTGGACCGCCAGCTGTCTAAGCAGTCTCCCTCTCCTGCAGCAGAGTTCGATCTGGCCCCAGGCACCCTGAGGCTGGACCCCACGGCAGCAGTAGGAGGCACCACAGGCCTGAGAGCTGCTGCTGTGGCCCAGGTCCGTCTCCTGGAGAGGAGGCCCAGCAGTAGACCCAACACCCCAACCTCCACCGCCTCCACAGACACCGCCACGCCCTCGGAGCAGAACGACATGGATGATGACATGCTAGATGTGGAGGACGACTCGCAGGGCTCAGAGCCCGAGAGCTCCACCCCACACCTCAAGAGGCCCTTTGATCTTCTGATAGCAGCAGCCATGGAGAGGAACCCCACGCAGTTCCAGCTTCCCAATGAGCTCACCTGCACAACTGCACTTCCAGGAACCAGTAaaaaaaggaggagagatgagatgacAGGGAAGAATGTGAAGCGACAGCAGCATGAGCTGGACCACAATGGGCTGGTCCCACTACCGGTGAAGGTCTGCTATCCCTGTGGCAG GAGCTGCAGGTTGGCACCATTAATCCAGTGTGACTATTGCCCCCTCCTGTTCCACATGGACTGTCTGGACCCCCCTCTTACTGCCATGCCTGTGGGCAAGTGGATGTGTCCCAATCACATAGAACACATGGTG CTGAAGCAGAGGAGCCTGCCGTTGAGCGGTCGCTGCCAGCTGTTTGACCAGTTTCAGGACAGGATGTCCCAGCATGCTGTCAAGGTGGACTTCCTGCAGCGGGTGCATCGTCTCAACACCCCCGTCCGCCGAGGAGCCCACACACAGCTGAAGAAAACCCTCAAG GTCCCTGATTCTATAAAGTCCCAGTACAAGTGTCCCCCGGCCATGATTGACCCGGCAGGGATCCGCAACGGGGAGCTGGTCTGTAACAGCAGTTCAGAACCCCCTCAGCAGCACTTTACACCCTCTCAGCACTTAACCAGTGAGGATGAGCAACAGGAG TGGCTCAGAGACGTCATCACACTCCAGTGCAGCATAGTGAGACATCTGTCAGCCAAGCAGAAGCTGTCGTCCGAATGGGACTCTGGGAAGACGGACATGGCCGACATCAAACCCTGTGTCACAGCAGAGGAGGCTAGTGCTGTGTGCACTTCTAACCAGACTGAGTCACCAGCCTCCAAGCCTAAAGCTGACAGTGCAGCAGTTTGCCCCCAGGGGGCGCCTGCACTCAGAGAAGGGAAGTGTAGCATGTGTACAGAGAAGCCTTGTCACAACTGTGGGCCCAGTAATGTTAACGGTCCCCTGGAGGAGCAGCTGGCTTGGACCAATGGGAGTCCAGAGGCCTGCAGACAGGACAACCTCCACAAGCTGAGAGAGCCCTCAGGTCTTGATAGGACTGTTCCTCAGACACCAGCAGCTTCCAGCCCGGAGTCACCCAACCACACTGGTAAAGCTGTGGTCAAGACCGAGAACACCCTCTTAAGACCCTGTGAAGGGACGGCCTCCTCATCCACCTGTCCCTTCAAACCAGACCTCAGAGGCCCCTCTCCACCTCACAGACCCTCCCCAGGCACACTGGGCCCTGCTCTAACCAGTAGCAGCAGCACTGTGGGGTCCTGTGCCCTCACTCCACCCAGAGCACCATACCAGATCAAGAGGATGACCAAGCTGGGCTCCACCCCACCAGCAGATGGGAAAGTCAGTCGTGATGCTGTGACCACCAGGAGTGGTCCTCTGCTCCCCAGCTCTTTCTCTATGGTAGACCTGTCCAGCCGTCTGAAGGCTGTGGCAGACTGCCATGGTG AGATTCAGATGAGTAGTCTGGATGAGAAGTTCATTGAACTCCTGGCCTGGCAGAGGATCCAGCAGCTGTTTGGGCCTAAAGCCCCTTCCCCTCCACAGAGCAGCTGTATCAGCCTACCTCCTGTTCCGCAACCCCAGCCTACAGAAG CACAAAACAAGAATATCCAGGCCAGGGCTGTGTTTTATCCTTTGACTGGGAAAGGAGGAGCTGTCCGTATGTGCTACAGAAGCCTGTACATAGGAACTG GCGCTGACATGGACGTGTGCCTTACAAACTATGGTCATTGTAATTATGTTTCAGGAAAACATGCCTGTATCTTCTATGATGAG AACACCAAGCAGTATGAGCTCCTCAACTACAGTGAACACGGGACAACGGTGGACAATGTGCTGTACTCCTGTGACTTCTCTGAGAAGACTGGGCCAAGCCCCTCCAGCAGCCTGGTCTCCAAAGTGCAGAACATTATCA AGCGCTGCAAGAGGAGGAAGCAGGAAGAGGAAGGGGCAGCGGAGCCCATGGTGCTAGAGGAGGGGGTGATGAGACCGTGTCAGGTGACTCCTAGCCCCTGCTGCGACTGCAAGGCCAGCAGCTCCAGTCTGATCGGGGGCAGTGGAGCAGGCTGGGAGGGCACTGCCCTGCTCCATCACGGCAGCTTCGTCAAGCTGGGCTGCATGCAGTTTGTCTTCAGTATTACAGAGTTTGCCTGCAAGCAGCCCAAAGAGGAAACTCTTAACAACCCAACTACCACCACTGCCACCCCCCAGTCCCAGGAGGGAACAGAACCCTCTGACAAGCACACGTCCACCTCCCAGCTCCACCAAGTGCCAGTGCtgcaccctaaccctgtcccctaG